In Pajaroellobacter abortibovis, the following are encoded in one genomic region:
- a CDS encoding efflux RND transporter permease subunit, protein MSLLSTIIHWSLRNRLLVLVLTLIAFVLGIQSVLKLPVDALPDITNVQVQIITSTPAFSPLEVEQYLTIPIERALAGVPHSIQVRSLSKHGLSVVTVVFEEGTSIYFARQQINERLREVERNIPAGYGKPEIGPITTGLGEIFQFTLHNDHLNLMELKELLDWTIIPQLRTVPGVTEVNSFGGEERQYKIILDPKRLQAAGISIAEVAKALQRSNANTGGGYIEHNQEQWIFGSEGLVKDLEDLKRVVIGATPQGVPITVATVGEVQFGRRLRMGAATANGQGEVVIGVALMLLGENPRTVTQSIKDKLALLQPSLPPGTRIEPFYDRMLFIDQTLWTVTKNLIEGALLVIAVLFLLLGDWKAGLVVSALIPLSFLFALTMMNLFHISGNLISLGAIDFGLIVDGAVIIVENAVRRLGLKRKELGRALTSEERITVVQDAATQVRTASGFGEAIIAVVYLPILTLTGTEGKLFQPMAITVLFTLAGAFVFSLTLIPVLVSYVIVPSTHLHETKIFNVIQRLYQHLLHKTVHYPKLAGLCGGALLLLSTAIFAHLGAEFVPTLDEGDILIYEARRLPGISLTESLATTTRLEKAFLTVPEVSQAISRTGAPQIATDPMGVEQTDIYILLKERKKWREGFPKEKIAEEIIRSAQHLVPEVNGSISQPIQMRTHELIAGVRSDVALMLYGPRLEQLTELAQKMGSILSTIPGVVDLRIEQIDGLKYLRIIPDRAKLARYGLTIEDINQLTDTIAIGHPVGMVLEGDRHFSIVIQIHESFQESAESLLNLPLKAITGQMIPLGDVAAIRFTPGPAQISRDQQSRRLSIEFNIRQRDMLSAVEEAQQKIHEQVKIPIGYWIEWGGQFDHYLTANRRLALIIPLVLGLILLLLWLGIGSLRDACLIFAHIPFAAIGGVLALAIRGIPFSISGGIGFIALFGVAVLNGIVLIGFAHELERIGFSRMEAILKSAKERLRPVLMTAVVASLGFMPMALSIAPGAEIQRPLATVVIGGILSSTLLTIFLLPVIYAATGPKRTAI, encoded by the coding sequence GTGTCTTTGCTCTCCACGATCATCCACTGGTCTCTTCGCAATCGACTGCTCGTTCTTGTACTGACGCTCATTGCGTTTGTACTCGGGATTCAGTCGGTATTGAAACTCCCCGTAGACGCCCTTCCAGACATCACCAATGTTCAAGTCCAGATTATCACCTCGACCCCCGCCTTCTCCCCCCTTGAAGTAGAGCAGTACTTAACGATTCCGATTGAACGCGCCCTCGCCGGCGTACCTCATTCGATCCAAGTACGGTCGCTCTCCAAGCACGGATTATCCGTCGTAACCGTCGTTTTCGAAGAAGGAACTTCCATCTATTTCGCTCGCCAACAGATCAATGAGCGATTGCGAGAGGTCGAGAGAAACATCCCGGCAGGGTACGGCAAGCCCGAAATCGGCCCGATTACAACAGGGCTCGGGGAAATCTTTCAATTCACATTGCATAACGATCACCTTAATCTCATGGAACTCAAGGAACTACTTGACTGGACGATTATCCCCCAACTTCGCACTGTACCGGGCGTCACTGAGGTGAACAGTTTTGGAGGAGAAGAGCGGCAGTACAAGATTATCTTGGATCCCAAACGGCTTCAGGCTGCTGGAATTTCTATCGCGGAAGTGGCCAAGGCACTGCAGCGCTCTAATGCTAATACAGGAGGGGGCTATATCGAACACAACCAGGAGCAGTGGATCTTCGGATCAGAAGGTCTAGTCAAAGATTTAGAAGACTTAAAACGGGTTGTGATCGGAGCGACCCCTCAAGGGGTACCGATCACTGTTGCTACGGTTGGCGAAGTCCAATTTGGACGGCGGCTGCGGATGGGGGCCGCCACAGCCAATGGTCAGGGTGAAGTCGTGATCGGGGTTGCCCTCATGCTTTTGGGTGAAAATCCGCGGACGGTCACTCAGAGCATCAAAGATAAGTTGGCCCTTCTTCAACCTTCCCTTCCCCCCGGAACCCGCATCGAACCCTTTTATGACCGCATGCTCTTCATCGACCAAACGCTCTGGACTGTTACTAAGAATCTGATCGAGGGCGCCCTTTTGGTCATTGCCGTCTTGTTCTTGCTCCTAGGGGATTGGAAGGCAGGTCTCGTCGTCTCAGCATTAATTCCTCTCTCTTTTTTATTCGCTCTGACGATGATGAATCTCTTTCACATCTCAGGAAATCTGATAAGTTTGGGTGCCATCGACTTTGGTCTCATTGTCGATGGAGCAGTCATTATCGTAGAAAATGCTGTGCGGCGCCTTGGTCTCAAGAGAAAGGAGCTCGGGCGAGCTTTAACTTCCGAAGAACGTATTACTGTTGTGCAGGATGCAGCCACCCAAGTCCGAACAGCCAGTGGGTTCGGAGAGGCGATCATCGCCGTCGTATATCTCCCTATCCTCACCTTAACCGGAACAGAAGGGAAACTGTTTCAGCCGATGGCGATTACGGTGCTGTTCACCCTTGCAGGCGCTTTTGTGTTCTCGCTCACGCTGATCCCAGTGCTGGTCAGCTATGTGATTGTCCCTTCCACCCACCTGCATGAGACTAAAATATTCAATGTTATCCAGCGCCTCTATCAACATCTACTGCACAAGACCGTGCACTACCCCAAGCTCGCTGGGTTATGTGGGGGGGCTTTGCTGCTCTTGTCTACAGCCATATTTGCTCACCTGGGGGCAGAGTTTGTCCCTACCCTCGATGAAGGAGATATCCTGATTTACGAGGCGAGGAGGCTCCCCGGGATCTCCCTGACGGAATCCCTTGCAACGACCACACGTCTTGAAAAAGCGTTTCTAACCGTCCCTGAAGTATCTCAAGCAATCAGCAGGACAGGAGCCCCCCAAATCGCCACTGATCCGATGGGGGTCGAACAAACCGATATTTATATCCTTCTCAAAGAAAGGAAAAAGTGGCGCGAGGGATTTCCTAAGGAAAAGATCGCTGAAGAGATTATTCGGAGCGCACAACACTTAGTCCCCGAAGTGAATGGTTCGATCTCACAACCGATTCAGATGCGAACTCACGAGCTTATTGCGGGAGTCCGCTCGGATGTGGCCTTAATGCTGTACGGCCCTCGTCTTGAACAACTCACCGAACTGGCTCAGAAAATGGGCTCGATCCTGTCCACTATTCCCGGGGTGGTCGATCTCCGGATTGAACAGATCGATGGCCTCAAGTACCTCAGGATTATCCCAGATCGAGCGAAACTTGCACGGTATGGCCTTACGATAGAGGATATTAATCAACTTACGGACACCATCGCTATAGGACATCCCGTTGGGATGGTGCTGGAGGGGGACCGACACTTTAGCATTGTCATCCAAATTCATGAAAGTTTCCAAGAAAGTGCTGAATCATTACTCAACTTACCGCTTAAAGCCATTACTGGTCAAATGATCCCTTTAGGGGACGTGGCTGCGATCCGGTTTACCCCAGGACCCGCTCAAATCAGCCGGGATCAACAATCGCGACGCCTGTCGATCGAATTCAATATCCGTCAACGCGATATGCTCTCCGCAGTAGAAGAAGCCCAACAGAAAATTCATGAGCAGGTCAAGATCCCTATCGGATACTGGATCGAATGGGGCGGCCAATTCGATCATTATCTCACAGCCAATCGACGCCTTGCGCTTATTATCCCGCTTGTGCTTGGGCTGATCCTGTTGCTTCTCTGGCTAGGGATAGGCTCCCTACGAGATGCTTGCCTAATTTTTGCTCATATCCCTTTCGCCGCTATAGGAGGAGTCCTCGCCTTAGCCATCCGAGGGATCCCCTTCTCCATTTCAGGAGGGATAGGGTTCATCGCATTATTCGGTGTGGCCGTCCTCAATGGCATTGTTTTGATTGGATTTGCCCATGAACTCGAAAGAATAGGTTTCAGTCGCATGGAGGCGATTTTGAAATCCGCTAAAGAGCGCCTCCGTCCCGTCCTGATGACCGCGGTAGTTGCCTCCCTAGGTTTTATGCCTATGGCTCTGTCCATCGCGCCAGGGGCAGAAATCCAAAGACCGTTAGCGACTGTCGTCATTGGAGGGATCCTCTCTTCCACACTTCTCACCATTTTCCTCCTGCCTGTAATCTACGCAGCTACAGGACCCAAACGTACAGCGATATGA
- a CDS encoding DUF2786 domain-containing protein, whose amino-acid sequence MSHSSSDKSHFSTPESWNAHLETCLLRELLAHWKSINFRQFKNQMTPPLFRLSESQTKLGEWNGALRTLELSRPFLLNNPWLAAVEVLKHEMAHQYVEEILKVRREPPHGPTFQKICHERGIDANAAGSPAVPPPPSEHTPSKKLHERILHLLALAKSPNPHEAEAAAVAAQRLMLKYNITVLQSGQALSYSFRQLGQPKRRVFENERLLSLILTKHFFVEAIWVPVYLPHLAKRATVLEIMGTHENLELAEYIHTFLTYTSEQLWKQQKRQCPGIHSGQRQTFLAGVMNGFLDKLSSSSNRKHSLELVQVKNQELTSFSQRRYPAVERVRYKGQTHNEVYAQGKDVGSRIVLFRAIQGETRFQGKNLPVFSTIAYINLQQTTR is encoded by the coding sequence ATGAGCCATTCTTCATCCGACAAATCACACTTCTCCACTCCTGAATCCTGGAATGCTCATCTCGAGACATGCCTCCTTCGAGAACTGCTCGCCCATTGGAAATCGATTAATTTCAGGCAATTTAAAAACCAAATGACCCCTCCCCTCTTCCGATTGAGTGAAAGCCAGACTAAATTGGGAGAGTGGAATGGAGCTTTACGTACCCTCGAACTTTCCCGACCTTTCCTTCTGAATAATCCCTGGTTAGCCGCGGTCGAAGTCCTCAAACACGAAATGGCCCATCAATACGTAGAAGAAATTCTCAAAGTTCGCAGAGAACCCCCTCATGGACCCACTTTTCAGAAGATCTGTCACGAACGAGGAATTGATGCAAATGCAGCAGGTTCCCCTGCTGTACCCCCCCCTCCCTCCGAACACACCCCTTCCAAGAAACTCCACGAACGGATCCTTCATCTTCTCGCTCTAGCGAAAAGTCCCAATCCTCATGAAGCAGAAGCCGCTGCTGTAGCCGCCCAACGCCTCATGCTCAAGTACAACATCACTGTTCTTCAAAGTGGACAAGCACTCTCGTACAGCTTTCGCCAATTAGGCCAACCTAAAAGGCGCGTTTTTGAAAACGAACGACTTTTATCACTTATTCTAACTAAACATTTTTTCGTAGAAGCGATTTGGGTGCCTGTATACCTACCCCACCTGGCTAAACGAGCCACTGTCTTAGAAATCATGGGGACACATGAAAACCTCGAACTGGCAGAGTACATCCACACATTCTTAACGTACACATCAGAACAGCTGTGGAAACAACAGAAACGTCAATGCCCCGGAATTCATTCAGGGCAGAGACAAACTTTCTTGGCAGGAGTTATGAACGGATTTCTTGACAAATTGTCCTCCTCCAGCAATAGAAAACATTCTTTAGAATTGGTACAGGTCAAAAACCAAGAGCTGACCTCTTTCTCACAACGTCGCTATCCCGCTGTAGAGCGCGTTCGATATAAAGGACAAACCCACAATGAAGTATACGCCCAAGGGAAAGACGTAGGGAGCCGCATTGTCCTTTTCCGAGCTATTCAAGGCGAAACTCGCTTTCAAGGGAAAAACCTACCCGTCTTCTCCACAATTGCCTACATTAATTTACAACAAACGACCAGGTAA
- a CDS encoding c-type cytochrome produces MSLSSIQPLSRFFLLLSLGELFFHAHCQQSSCRSSSSHEELKTWTPDEHKNAQQPPSSSTQSPAPKEQTNSLSPLIAITWGQKCAICHGLYGRGDTPQGRIMGAAVLTDKNWQEKTSDKSIKETIRHGKGKMPPFDLPDHVVEELVQHIRSLPQ; encoded by the coding sequence ATGAGCCTATCCTCGATCCAACCTCTCTCACGTTTCTTTCTTCTTCTCTCTTTAGGAGAGCTTTTTTTCCATGCTCACTGTCAGCAATCCAGCTGTCGATCTTCTTCCTCTCATGAAGAGCTCAAGACATGGACCCCTGATGAGCACAAAAATGCTCAACAGCCCCCTTCCTCTTCCACTCAATCTCCTGCCCCTAAGGAGCAAACGAATAGCCTCTCTCCTTTGATCGCGATCACGTGGGGGCAAAAGTGCGCCATATGCCACGGCCTATACGGACGGGGAGATACACCGCAAGGGCGTATCATGGGAGCTGCTGTGCTCACAGACAAGAACTGGCAGGAAAAGACAAGCGACAAGAGCATCAAGGAGACGATCCGCCACGGAAAAGGGAAAATGCCACCCTTTGATCTCCCCGATCACGTCGTCGAGGAACTCGTCCAACACATCCGCTCTTTGCCCCAGTAA
- a CDS encoding DUF507 family protein codes for MKLYSGNVTAIAAEAVRTPTSYVDIETISPHEVIHHVEAPLKNYLTVEREVNNRTKEILNQTGQPRLQQGRVRELVAQEKWIRLGGETIDGLLDQLIAHLSQDDQVEEIYVSDLELQRKMASILRKHMEVDKTIDAEVRAYLKHMMEDSQE; via the coding sequence ATGAAACTATATAGCGGCAATGTTACAGCAATTGCGGCTGAAGCTGTTCGCACACCGACTTCTTATGTCGATATTGAAACGATTTCTCCTCATGAAGTCATTCACCATGTGGAAGCACCTCTCAAAAACTATCTTACGGTTGAACGCGAAGTCAACAATAGAACCAAAGAGATTCTCAATCAGACAGGGCAGCCTCGCTTGCAACAAGGAAGAGTTCGAGAGCTTGTCGCCCAAGAAAAATGGATTCGATTAGGGGGGGAGACAATCGATGGCTTGCTCGATCAACTGATTGCACACCTCTCTCAAGATGACCAAGTCGAAGAAATCTACGTTTCCGATCTTGAACTTCAGCGGAAAATGGCCTCCATTTTAAGAAAACATATGGAAGTCGATAAAACCATTGACGCAGAAGTGAGAGCCTATCTTAAGCACATGATGGAAGACTCCCAAGAATGA
- a CDS encoding YicC/YloC family endoribonuclease encodes MTGFGLGESFLGEGKVTVEIRSLNHRFLDIRLRLPRPSNDLAAFIEQLARNQLHRGRYEITVRAEGPPFETNMLNIERAHAAYQSLCAIRDELSPHSEVPLVLLNSIPDLFICAFEKEIDALRASLRKAFEFALDSLNTMRIQEGCLLHEDLCQRLNRIRHYTASIQERAPHVYDLHRKRLLEKIDRIQLTTSIEINFDRLEQEVVFLAERMDIAEELTRIESHCVHFLNIASESEAIGRKLDFLLQELTREINTLGAKSYDVFTSHAVVKMKAELERMREQVQNIE; translated from the coding sequence ATGACGGGATTCGGTTTAGGAGAATCTTTCTTAGGGGAAGGGAAAGTCACTGTCGAAATTCGCAGTCTAAACCACCGTTTTTTAGACATCCGCCTCCGTCTTCCTCGACCTTCAAATGATCTCGCTGCTTTTATAGAACAGTTAGCAAGGAATCAGCTCCATCGAGGTCGCTATGAGATCACCGTACGAGCAGAAGGTCCCCCTTTCGAAACCAACATGCTTAATATAGAGCGAGCCCACGCGGCTTATCAGTCTCTATGTGCAATTCGCGATGAACTTTCTCCCCACAGTGAAGTCCCTCTTGTACTCTTAAATTCAATTCCCGATCTATTTATTTGCGCGTTTGAAAAAGAGATCGATGCATTGCGCGCAAGCTTGCGGAAAGCATTTGAATTTGCCCTTGATTCACTCAACACCATGCGCATCCAAGAAGGGTGCCTTCTGCATGAAGATCTATGTCAAAGACTCAACCGTATACGCCATTATACCGCTAGCATTCAAGAGCGAGCCCCCCATGTATACGATCTTCACCGCAAGCGACTCCTTGAAAAAATAGACCGCATCCAACTAACCACCTCCATCGAGATTAACTTCGACCGGCTGGAGCAAGAAGTGGTCTTTCTTGCAGAACGAATGGATATTGCCGAAGAGCTCACTCGGATTGAAAGCCATTGCGTACATTTTTTAAACATTGCCTCAGAGTCTGAAGCGATTGGACGGAAGCTCGATTTCTTGCTTCAGGAGCTGACACGAGAAATTAACACCCTAGGCGCAAAAAGTTATGACGTTTTCACCAGCCATGCGGTAGTAAAGATGAAGGCAGAACTTGAACGTATGCGCGAACAAGTCCAAAATATCGAATGA
- the gmk gene encoding guanylate kinase, with the protein MILDSSEFLLIVLSSPSGAGKTTLTNRLKEHFQDLQFSISHTTRPPRTTEIRGRDYHFVNRSEFEKLAEQNTFIEWAEVYGNLYGTSRDEIDRAQKIPGCRGLIFDIDYQGARRIKAQLSDVLGIFILPPSFQELEYRLKKRASETEELIQKRFAKAKLEIEHYALFDFILINHELERAFSDLCTIVQAERMRRFRQAQLAEALLHKGKIFP; encoded by the coding sequence ATGATTTTAGATTCCTCTGAGTTTCTCCTGATTGTCCTCTCTTCCCCAAGCGGTGCAGGGAAAACAACACTCACCAATCGACTGAAAGAACATTTTCAGGATCTTCAATTCAGCATCTCTCATACAACAAGGCCTCCCCGCACCACCGAAATAAGAGGTCGCGATTATCACTTTGTAAACCGATCGGAATTTGAGAAGCTCGCCGAACAGAATACTTTTATCGAATGGGCAGAAGTGTACGGAAATCTTTATGGCACTTCCCGAGACGAGATCGATCGGGCACAGAAGATACCTGGTTGTCGAGGGTTGATCTTCGACATTGATTACCAAGGCGCCCGGCGAATCAAAGCCCAACTTTCTGATGTGCTCGGAATTTTTATTCTACCCCCTTCCTTTCAGGAACTAGAGTACCGGCTCAAAAAACGTGCAAGTGAAACGGAAGAGCTAATTCAGAAACGTTTTGCAAAAGCTAAACTAGAAATTGAACATTATGCCCTCTTTGATTTCATCCTGATCAATCACGAATTAGAACGGGCGTTTTCAGATCTTTGCACAATCGTCCAAGCAGAAAGGATGCGCCGCTTTCGTCAAGCGCAGCTTGCTGAAGCTCTTCTTCATAAGGGGAAGATTTTTCCTTAA
- a CDS encoding PfkB family carbohydrate kinase, which yields MSSNNHVLIVGSIAFDDLEMPTGIYENVWGGAATYASIAASVFSKVHIVGVVGDDFPISLLNSFKERGIDTQGIERAPGKTFRWRGRYSHDLLSRITLETHLNVFSQFSPTIPESARHDPLILLGNIHPRLQQEVLNQLIAPHMVIVDTMNFWIAQEPTALNRLLEKTDVLVINEEETRELSGIHNLVKAAKNILKRGPKQLIIKRGEHSALLFDQEDIFFVPAYPLEDVLDPTGAGDAFAGGLIGYLATCTDISSSTLREGMYYATALASFCVEGIGTERLLAISTNNLIERTNKLKELVLVHR from the coding sequence TTGTCATCCAACAACCATGTTTTAATTGTAGGCTCAATCGCTTTTGATGATCTTGAAATGCCTACAGGTATTTATGAAAATGTATGGGGAGGAGCTGCAACCTACGCTTCCATCGCAGCTTCTGTTTTCTCCAAAGTTCATATTGTAGGGGTGGTAGGTGATGATTTTCCCATTTCTCTACTGAATTCGTTTAAAGAGCGGGGGATCGACACGCAAGGAATTGAACGAGCACCGGGCAAGACTTTCCGCTGGCGTGGTCGCTACTCTCATGATCTGCTGAGTCGTATTACGCTAGAAACCCATCTCAACGTATTCTCTCAATTCTCCCCCACCATCCCCGAGAGCGCGCGTCATGATCCATTAATCCTGTTAGGGAACATCCATCCTCGCCTTCAACAAGAGGTATTAAACCAATTGATTGCTCCCCACATGGTGATTGTAGACACCATGAACTTCTGGATCGCTCAAGAGCCCACTGCACTCAACCGCCTCTTAGAAAAAACAGACGTTCTGGTCATCAATGAAGAAGAGACGCGAGAACTATCAGGTATCCACAACCTTGTCAAAGCTGCAAAAAACATTTTAAAACGAGGCCCGAAGCAACTGATCATCAAACGAGGAGAGCACAGTGCGCTTTTATTTGATCAAGAAGACATCTTTTTCGTACCCGCTTATCCTCTTGAGGATGTACTCGACCCTACAGGGGCAGGTGATGCCTTTGCAGGCGGTCTCATCGGATACCTCGCTACCTGCACAGATATATCGTCATCCACCTTGCGAGAAGGAATGTATTATGCGACTGCACTCGCTTCGTTTTGTGTCGAAGGGATCGGCACAGAACGACTCCTCGCTATCTCCACAAACAATCTCATCGAGCGAACCAACAAATTAAAAGAGCTTGTTCTTGTTCACAGATAA
- a CDS encoding membrane dipeptidase, translating to MNRLICLSKRSISPPQSSLSRTRKEMEVANAARLIGVLLGIEGTHALDGDREAIGPFGQRDVRYVGLLHVCASRLGFPAYEYGRQDHQGLTSWGKGLIEQCTAHRVLIDLAHVNSKGFEETYAPSIFPPIVSHTGAHLVFRHWRNIEDDQIRATAQKGGASAFSLPPNISEEDG from the coding sequence ATGAACAGATTGATCTGCTTGAGCAAGCGATCCATCTCTCCCCCGCAGTCAAGCTTATCCAGAACAAGAAAGGAGATGGAGGTTGCCAATGCAGCTCGTTTGATCGGTGTATTGCTCGGAATCGAAGGGACACACGCGCTCGACGGAGATAGAGAAGCCATAGGCCCATTTGGTCAGCGGGACGTCCGCTACGTAGGCCTCCTCCACGTTTGCGCAAGCCGATTAGGGTTCCCAGCTTATGAATATGGACGACAAGATCACCAAGGACTGACTTCATGGGGGAAGGGATTAATAGAACAATGCACCGCTCACCGTGTGCTGATCGATTTAGCTCATGTCAATTCAAAGGGATTCGAAGAAACATATGCCCCCTCAATATTCCCTCCAATCGTTAGCCACACAGGAGCTCATTTGGTGTTTCGTCATTGGAGAAATATAGAGGACGATCAAATTCGAGCCACTGCTCAAAAAGGGGGTGCATCGGCGTTCTCTTTGCCACCCAATATCTCGGAGGAAGATGGATAG
- the rpsO gene encoding 30S ribosomal protein S15, whose translation MTVAEEEKKEMIEKFRLHEKDTGSSEVQVALLTSRILRLTEHFKIHLKDHHSRRGLLQLVSQRRSLLDYLKRTDLERYRKLVQALHLRK comes from the coding sequence ATGACTGTTGCTGAAGAAGAAAAAAAAGAAATGATTGAAAAATTCCGCTTGCATGAGAAGGATACTGGTTCCTCAGAAGTACAGGTTGCCCTACTCACAAGCCGTATCCTCCGCCTGACTGAGCATTTCAAAATTCACCTAAAAGATCACCACTCGCGCCGTGGTTTACTCCAGCTCGTCTCCCAACGACGTTCCCTGCTCGATTACTTAAAAAGAACTGACTTAGAACGCTACCGCAAACTCGTGCAGGCGCTGCATCTAAGGAAGTAA
- the pnp gene encoding polyribonucleotide nucleotidyltransferase, whose product MTFVRESVEINGKPFTIETGRLAKFAHGSVVVTYGESVVLVTAVSGEVRPGLDFFPLTCEYIEKAAAAGKFPGGFFKREGRQRDEEILVSRLIDRPCRPLFPEGYRNDTQVIATVLSLDRDNPTDVLSVTGAAAALHISNIPWNGPLCGIRVARVEGKWIAFPTFEEQVKADINLVVAVSRNAIVMVEGEANEATEEDIVAALEFARQASEPVLHLIDRIRQLTGKEKQPFEPVSLEEKIAERVREICDPPLKEATLIKEKEKRYEAYKGIKEKLCAALTSELGEEAFSDLEKLIREEFEARKYHLVRDYILTQHTRIDGRKAKEIRPIATEVGLLPRAHGSALFQRGETQAMVTTTLGTSSDEQKIDALTGERWKRFLVHYNFPPFATGEVKPLRGPNRREIGHGALAERALAHVIPSQEHFPYTIRVVSETLESNGSSSMAAVCGGTLSLMDAGVPIKAPVAGIAMGLITDGKQAFVLSDILGDEDHLGDMDFKVCGTAQGITAIQMDIKVSGLKSEVLMEALAQAREGRLFILNKMLETLNSPRNELSKHAPRITTIKINPDQIRLVIGPGGKTIKGIIDQTGVAIDVEDNGIVHVASSDSEAVQKALGIIKRITAEPEVGAIYKGIVQRITTFGAFVELLPGIDGLLHISEIAHHRVERVEDVLKEGDSIEIKVIEISRDGKIRLTRRELLPSPDGEKGEWTRERMMAAREVGTSGCGGDYPRGSSRLGDRPRRDSPRSSSRRG is encoded by the coding sequence ATGACATTTGTGCGCGAGTCCGTTGAGATCAATGGCAAGCCTTTCACCATTGAAACAGGTAGACTAGCAAAGTTCGCTCACGGTTCAGTCGTCGTCACTTATGGTGAAAGCGTCGTCCTGGTAACTGCTGTATCAGGAGAAGTTCGCCCTGGGCTCGATTTTTTTCCATTGACTTGCGAATACATTGAGAAAGCAGCAGCAGCTGGAAAGTTTCCAGGTGGATTTTTTAAACGTGAAGGGAGACAGCGAGATGAGGAAATTCTCGTCAGCAGGTTGATCGATAGGCCCTGTCGTCCCCTATTTCCTGAAGGATACAGAAATGATACCCAAGTGATTGCAACTGTGCTCTCATTGGATCGAGACAATCCAACAGATGTACTTTCTGTGACTGGGGCAGCCGCAGCACTTCATATTTCCAACATCCCGTGGAATGGACCTCTGTGCGGCATTCGCGTTGCCCGGGTCGAAGGGAAGTGGATTGCTTTCCCCACTTTCGAAGAACAAGTTAAAGCAGATATTAACTTGGTAGTCGCCGTTTCAAGAAATGCGATTGTTATGGTCGAAGGGGAAGCGAATGAAGCAACTGAAGAAGATATTGTGGCAGCGCTTGAATTCGCGCGCCAAGCCTCTGAACCTGTCCTCCACTTGATCGATCGGATCCGACAACTTACAGGAAAGGAGAAACAACCGTTTGAGCCCGTTTCCCTAGAAGAAAAGATTGCCGAACGTGTCCGAGAAATCTGCGATCCTCCCCTCAAGGAAGCTACGCTGATCAAAGAGAAAGAGAAGCGCTATGAAGCTTACAAGGGGATCAAAGAAAAGCTGTGCGCTGCGCTGACTTCAGAGTTAGGGGAAGAAGCATTCTCCGATCTAGAAAAACTTATCCGCGAAGAATTCGAGGCGCGCAAGTACCACCTGGTTCGGGACTACATCCTCACCCAGCACACCCGCATTGACGGGCGCAAAGCAAAAGAAATTCGACCTATTGCTACAGAAGTAGGATTGTTGCCTCGAGCACATGGTTCAGCGCTATTCCAAAGGGGAGAAACCCAAGCGATGGTAACCACAACCCTTGGCACTTCAAGCGATGAACAAAAAATCGATGCGCTCACAGGAGAACGGTGGAAACGTTTTCTGGTTCATTATAATTTCCCACCGTTTGCTACAGGAGAAGTCAAACCATTGCGAGGTCCGAACCGACGTGAAATTGGCCATGGCGCCCTGGCAGAACGAGCGCTCGCGCATGTAATCCCTTCCCAAGAACATTTCCCTTATACCATTCGAGTGGTTTCAGAAACCCTTGAATCGAACGGTTCTTCGTCCATGGCTGCTGTATGTGGAGGAACGCTTTCTCTGATGGACGCCGGTGTTCCTATCAAAGCCCCTGTGGCCGGAATTGCAATGGGGTTAATTACAGATGGAAAACAGGCCTTTGTTCTAAGCGATATTCTAGGAGATGAAGATCACCTAGGGGATATGGACTTCAAAGTTTGTGGTACAGCTCAAGGAATCACAGCGATCCAAATGGACATTAAAGTTTCTGGATTAAAATCAGAGGTTTTGATGGAGGCCCTCGCCCAAGCAAGAGAAGGAAGGCTCTTCATTCTTAATAAAATGCTCGAAACGCTGAATTCCCCAAGAAATGAGTTATCAAAGCACGCCCCGCGGATCACAACGATCAAGATCAATCCTGATCAGATTCGTCTCGTGATCGGTCCAGGTGGAAAAACGATCAAAGGGATTATTGATCAGACGGGCGTTGCGATTGATGTTGAAGATAACGGCATAGTCCATGTCGCCTCTTCCGATTCAGAAGCGGTCCAAAAAGCACTTGGGATAATCAAAAGGATTACAGCTGAACCAGAAGTCGGCGCGATTTATAAGGGAATTGTTCAACGCATTACCACTTTCGGCGCTTTCGTAGAGCTTCTCCCCGGAATCGATGGTCTCCTTCACATTTCCGAAATCGCTCACCATCGCGTCGAACGCGTGGAAGATGTCCTCAAGGAAGGGGATTCGATTGAAATCAAAGTGATCGAGATTTCGCGGGATGGGAAAATCCGCCTGACCCGCCGAGAGCTCTTGCCCTCTCCCGATGGAGAAAAAGGAGAATGGACTCGAGAGCGGATGATGGCTGCACGTGAAGTAGGGACCTCAGGATGCGGAGGAGATTACCCGAGGGGTTCAAGCAGATTGGGAGACCGTCCACGGCGTGATTCACCGAGATCGAGCTCCCGGCGTGGTTAA